The following are encoded together in the Silurus meridionalis isolate SWU-2019-XX chromosome 2, ASM1480568v1, whole genome shotgun sequence genome:
- the LOC124401546 gene encoding leucine-rich repeat-containing protein 27-like isoform X1, with amino-acid sequence MTALEEDLCDLHLSLDCGEKALKSPSRGFARPHDDSLSKHQVNHDSSDMLYLSRQKLKVIPDCVCKYTPLKNLYLEGNELSSLPDNLFSCLPLLLWLDLRNNQLTCLPAHIGQHRRLKTLLLERNPVTKLPVELGNVITLRALSLRNCPISFPPQEVLQQGLTHILQFLRRSAMAQRPLSMDVADTALDIPAVEKLPLSEILQSSLDLCEVDDNEVQRFKELRQQMIQMDQADLGHIMPVISTQHHLRTAEGDRSHRTGLSSIKRMKELTRGMLPELSLSDVDNRKRSEERRLAAMRELTEKQALLEQKKKNEELLKKWRNQAKIMQERKMLEYQEDKHLKEENFSSNPNNTGQTPNNNSSSESHLTQQTSLRKQEEMEKARKARDQELEQRIRIHVQMMQQRRKRPQGSPAEEAKAAAQEMDEAKQLQKELAERRRVKGLEYRLTAFTGESEYLL; translated from the exons atgaCAGCACTGGAAGAGGACCTGTGTGATCTCCATTTGAGTCTTGATTGCGGTGAGAAAGCGCTAAAATCCCCGAGCCGAGGATTTGCGCGTCCACATGATGATTCTCTTTCAAAGCATCAGGTGAATCATGACTCATCCGACATGCTTTATCTAAGCAGACAGAAGTTGAAGGTCATCCCAGATTGTGTGTGCAAGTACACGCCACTCAAG AATTTGTATCTTGAAGGAAATGAGTTGTCCAGTCTTCCAGACAATCTGTTCAGCTGTCTGCCACTTTTGCTTTGGCTGGACCTGAGAAATAACCAACTCACGTGTCTTCCTGCTCATATCGGTCAGCACAG ACGATTGAAAACACTGTTGCTGGAGAGGAACCCTGTTACAAAACTCCCAGTAGAGTTAG GTAATGTGATCACACTACGAGCCCTGAGCCTGAGGAACTGTCCCATCTCATTCCCACCGCAGGAAGTTCTGCAGCAGGGTCTCACACACATCCTGCAGTTCCTGCGTCGCTCAGCCATGGCTCAGCGGCCCCTCAGCATGGACGTTGCTGACACAG CTTTAGACATTCCTGCTGTGGAGAAGTTGCCGCTGTCTGAGATTCTCCAGTCTAGCCTGGATCTGTGTGAGGTGGATGACAACGAGGTCCAGCGCTTCAAGGAGCTTAGGCAGCAAATGATCCAAATGGACCAGGCAGATCTTGGACACATCATGCCAGTCATTTCGACGCAACATCACCTAAGAACAGCAGAGGGCGACAGATCCCACAGAACTGGTCTATCGTCCATCAAGAG AATGAAAGAGTTAACAAGAGGAATGCTCCCAGAGCTTTCTTTATCTGATGTGGACAACAGGAAGAGATCAGAGGAGAGAAGACTGGCTGCCATGAGGGAGTTGACAGAGAAACAAGCCTTActagaacaaaaaaagaa AAATGAGGAGCTGCTGAAGAAGTGGAGAAACCAGGCCAAGATCATGCAGGAGAGAAAAATGCTGGAATACCAGGAGGACAAGCATCTAAAAGAAGAG AACTTCTCCAGTAATCCAAACAACACTGGTCAAACCCCGAATAACAACTCAAGCAGTGAATCCCATCTCACTCAACAGACATCATTAAGAAAACAGGAGGAAATGGAGAAGGCCAG GAAGGCAAGGGACCAAGAGCTTGAGCAGCGCATCAGGATTCATGTTCAGATGATGCAGCAGAGACGCAAAAGACCTCAGGGCTCACCTGCCGAGGAGGCAAAGGCAGCGGCCCAGGAGATGGATGAG GCCAAACAACTGCAAAAGGAGCTTGCAGAAAGAAGACGGGTGAAGGGTCTGGAGTATCGTTTGACCGCCTTTACTGGGGAAagtgaatatttattataa
- the LOC124401546 gene encoding leucine-rich repeat-containing protein 27-like isoform X2 → MTALEEDLCDLHLSLDCGEKALKSPSRGFARPHDDSLSKHQVNHDSSDMLYLSRQKLKVIPDCVCKYTPLKNLYLEGNELSSLPDNLFSCLPLLLWLDLRNNQLTCLPAHIGQHRRLKTLLLERNPVTKLPVELGNVITLRALSLRNCPISFPPQEVLQQGLTHILQFLRRSAMAQRPLSMDVADTALDIPAVEKLPLSEILQSSLDLCEVDDNEVQRFKELRQQMIQMDQADLGHIMPVISTQHHLRTAEGDRSHRTGLSSIKRMKELTRGMLPELSLSDVDNRKRSEERRLAAMRELTEKQALLEQKKKNEELLKKWRNQAKIMQERKMLEYQEDKHLKEENFSSNPNNTGQTPNNNSSSESHLTQQTSLRKQEEMEKARPNNCKRSLQKEDG, encoded by the exons atgaCAGCACTGGAAGAGGACCTGTGTGATCTCCATTTGAGTCTTGATTGCGGTGAGAAAGCGCTAAAATCCCCGAGCCGAGGATTTGCGCGTCCACATGATGATTCTCTTTCAAAGCATCAGGTGAATCATGACTCATCCGACATGCTTTATCTAAGCAGACAGAAGTTGAAGGTCATCCCAGATTGTGTGTGCAAGTACACGCCACTCAAG AATTTGTATCTTGAAGGAAATGAGTTGTCCAGTCTTCCAGACAATCTGTTCAGCTGTCTGCCACTTTTGCTTTGGCTGGACCTGAGAAATAACCAACTCACGTGTCTTCCTGCTCATATCGGTCAGCACAG ACGATTGAAAACACTGTTGCTGGAGAGGAACCCTGTTACAAAACTCCCAGTAGAGTTAG GTAATGTGATCACACTACGAGCCCTGAGCCTGAGGAACTGTCCCATCTCATTCCCACCGCAGGAAGTTCTGCAGCAGGGTCTCACACACATCCTGCAGTTCCTGCGTCGCTCAGCCATGGCTCAGCGGCCCCTCAGCATGGACGTTGCTGACACAG CTTTAGACATTCCTGCTGTGGAGAAGTTGCCGCTGTCTGAGATTCTCCAGTCTAGCCTGGATCTGTGTGAGGTGGATGACAACGAGGTCCAGCGCTTCAAGGAGCTTAGGCAGCAAATGATCCAAATGGACCAGGCAGATCTTGGACACATCATGCCAGTCATTTCGACGCAACATCACCTAAGAACAGCAGAGGGCGACAGATCCCACAGAACTGGTCTATCGTCCATCAAGAG AATGAAAGAGTTAACAAGAGGAATGCTCCCAGAGCTTTCTTTATCTGATGTGGACAACAGGAAGAGATCAGAGGAGAGAAGACTGGCTGCCATGAGGGAGTTGACAGAGAAACAAGCCTTActagaacaaaaaaagaa AAATGAGGAGCTGCTGAAGAAGTGGAGAAACCAGGCCAAGATCATGCAGGAGAGAAAAATGCTGGAATACCAGGAGGACAAGCATCTAAAAGAAGAG AACTTCTCCAGTAATCCAAACAACACTGGTCAAACCCCGAATAACAACTCAAGCAGTGAATCCCATCTCACTCAACAGACATCATTAAGAAAACAGGAGGAAATGGAGAAGGCCAG GCCAAACAACTGCAAAAGGAGCTTGCAGAAAGAAGACGGGTGA
- the pwwp2b gene encoding PWWP domain-containing protein 2B yields MEAAAEELRAGSRIPVTIEQILNDTLVVTLTYRERSYTGILLDCNKKTGLFCLPDVVGKSEESLISRQESDVQNEEPCSKPPFQSAPRPKDENTEPDKPPVVPLPIPVQPGQPTYPPYFEGAPFPQPMWVRHTYSQWVPQPPPRPIKRKKRRSREPGRMTISTIRLRPRQVLCEKCKNTVTSDEDSKDGSAVAKPSRKENAPQGEEHTKDAPTKGLRKEDGDATRESKRRDEAPCYESKRCRKDRKEDEKFPGGDVVPHSPVIKISYSTPQGKGEVMKIPSRVHGSVKPFCPKQLMQNGLGEHDNSREPRKDTRSAIESIRTGLTVSIPKLKLPKLTDQDIPSPKIRLKSRGDGMERVSVYEAELVGEARRRSPRVPGSGLTRPEDSGDKNALELWSGEETERHGDLTLLINFGKRKADSSSLSVCSSDSLDESKSFSSDGTSPELCELAPGEHVIGVSSSVSTTSSASRGEGRTVPPLTVRLHTRSMSKCITEEGHAVTVGDVVWGKIHGFPWWPARILSISGTRREEDEADASWPEAKVAWFGSPTTSQLSVAKLSPFREFFRLRFNRKKKGMYRRAIIEAARAVGHMSSEITSLLSHCET; encoded by the exons ATGGAGGCCGCCGCCGAGGAGCTGCGGGCCGGCTCCCGGATTCCGGTCACCATCGAACAGATACTGAATGACACACTGGTGGTGACGCTCACCTACCGGGAAAGGAGCTACACCGGGATTTTGCTGGACTGCAACAAAAA GACTGGGTTGTTCTGCCTGCCAGATGTCGTAGGAAAGTCAGAAGAGTCTCTTATTTCCAGACAGGAATCTGACGTGCAGAACGAGGAGCCATGCTCCAAGCCTCCATTTCAGTCAGCCCCACGACCAAAGGATGAGAACACTGAGCCTGACAAGCCACCTGTCGTCCCCTTACCCATACCAGTACAGCCAGGCCAGCCTACCTACCCTCCCTACTTTGAGGGCGCTCCTTTTCCTCAGCCCATGTGGGTACGTCATACCTACAGTCAGTGGGTTCCTCAGCCTCCACCCCGACCAatcaaaagaaagaagaggCGGTCTCGAGAGCCTGGCCGCATGACCATAAGCACGATTAGACTAAGGCCTAGACAGGTGCTTTGCGAAAAGTGCAAGAACACAGTCACCAGTGACGAGGACAGTAAAGATGGGTCAGCTGTGGCCAAGCCTTCCAGGAAGGAGAATGCACCACAAGGGGAGGAGCATACCAAAGATGCCCCAACAAAAGGACTCAGGAAGGAAGACGGAGATGCCACAAGAGAATCCAAGAGGCGAGATGAGGCTCCATGCTATGAAAGCAAGCGTTGTCGAAAAGATAGAAAGGAGGATGAGAAGTTTCCAGGAGGTGATGTAGTGCCTCACAGCCCAGTAATAAAGATCTCCTATAGTACTCCACAAGGGAAAGGGGAAGTAATGAAAATCCCATCCAGAGTTCATGGTTCTGTGAAGCCCTTCTGCCCCAAGCAACTGATGCAGAATGGGCTTGGGGAGCACGACAACAGCCGTGAGCCCAGAAAAGACACACGATCTGCTATTGAGTCCATCCGGACTGGCCTTACTGTATCTATCCCCAAACTCAAACTCCCAAAACTGACAGATCAGGACATCCCATCACCCAAAATCCGCTTAAAGTCCCGTGGGGATGGTATGGAGCGTGTGTCTGTATATGAGGCAGAACTGGTGGGGGAGGCAAGGCGCAGGAGTCCCAGGGTTCCTGGTTCAGGGCTGACTCGACCCGAGGACTCTGGGGACAAAAATGCCCTGGAACTGTGGTCAGGTGAGGAAACGGAGCGACACGGTGACCTCACACTCCTTATCAACTTTGGCAAACGCAAGGCAGACTCGTCTAGCCTTTCAGTGTGTAGCAGCGATAGCCTGGATGAGTCCAAGTCCTTCAGCTCGGATGGGACATCACCAGAGTTGTGTGAGCTGGCACCTGGCGAGCATGTTATTGGTGTATCGTCGTCGGTCTCGACGACATCGTCGGCATCACGGGGTGAGGGTAGGACTGTGCCACCACTGACTGTGAGATTACACACGCGAAGCATGAGCAAGTGCATAACCGAGGAGGGCCACGCTGTAACCGTTGGGGATGTAGTATGGGGAAAGATACATGGCTTCCCCTGGTGGCCAGCCAGGATCCTGAGCATTAGCGGCACACGGAGAGAAGAGGATGAGGCAGATGCATCATGGCCTGAAGCAAAGGTGGCCTGGTTCGGCTCGCCCACCACCTCACAGCTTTCTGTGGCTAAACTTTCACCCTTTCGAGAATTCTTCCGACTGCGATTCAACCGCAAGAAAAAGGGCATGTACCGGCGCGCAATCATCGAGGCAGCTAGAGCGGTGGGTCACATGAGCTCCGAGATCACTTCTCTGCTCTCACACTGCGAGACATAG